In one Bordetella pertussis 18323 genomic region, the following are encoded:
- a CDS encoding response regulator: MDNPHTKLLVVDDDPALRQLLADYLNRHGYDTLLAPDASDLAARITRYAPDLLVLDRMLPGGDGADACRRLRDQGEDIPVILLTARDEAVDRIIGLEAGADDYLGKPFDPRELLARIEAVLRRKRGPSALTKDAPVSFGPFVFDPATRQLLRDDTPVKLTGGEINLLEALVRNAGKPLSRERLLALALARDDDGGERNDRAIDIAILRLRRAIEEDPKQPRWIQTVWGIGYRFSP; the protein is encoded by the coding sequence ATGGACAATCCTCATACCAAGCTGCTGGTCGTCGACGACGACCCCGCCTTGCGGCAACTGCTGGCCGACTACCTCAACCGGCATGGCTACGACACCCTGCTGGCGCCCGACGCCAGCGACCTCGCCGCGCGCATCACGCGCTACGCCCCCGACCTGCTCGTCCTGGACCGCATGCTGCCGGGCGGCGACGGCGCCGACGCCTGCCGCCGCCTGCGCGACCAGGGCGAAGACATCCCCGTCATCCTGCTGACGGCGCGCGACGAAGCCGTGGACCGCATCATCGGCCTGGAAGCCGGCGCCGACGACTACCTCGGCAAGCCCTTCGACCCGCGCGAGCTGCTGGCGCGCATCGAAGCCGTGCTGCGGCGCAAGCGCGGCCCCTCGGCCCTGACCAAGGACGCCCCGGTCAGCTTCGGGCCCTTCGTATTCGATCCTGCCACGCGGCAATTGCTGCGCGATGACACGCCGGTCAAGCTGACCGGCGGCGAAATCAACCTGCTCGAAGCGCTGGTACGCAATGCCGGCAAGCCGCTCTCGCGCGAACGCCTGCTGGCGCTGGCGCTGGCGCGCGACGACGACGGCGGCGAGCGCAACGACCGCGCCATCGATATCGCCATCCTGCGCCTGCGGCGCGCCATCGAGGAAGACCCGAAGCAGCCGCGCTGGATCCAGACCGTGTGGGGCATCGGCTACCGGTTTTCGCCCTGA
- the minD gene encoding septum site-determining protein MinD, which translates to MTRIVVVTSGKGGVGKTTTSASFSAGLAMRGHKTAVIDFDVGLRNLDLIMGCERRVVYDFVNVIQGEASLKQALIKDKQLENLFILPASQTRDKDALTQEGVEKVIDELKEMGFDYIVCDSPAGIEAGALMAAYFADDALVVTNPEVSSVRDSDRILGILAAKSRRAVQGDEPVKEYLLLTRYNPKRVNDGEMLSLSDIEDILRIKLIGVIPESEAVLQASNQGLPAIHLKDTDVSEAYKDVVARFLGEERSLRFTDYEKPGLLKRLFGGK; encoded by the coding sequence ATGACACGTATTGTTGTGGTGACTTCCGGCAAGGGCGGGGTGGGCAAGACCACCACCAGCGCCAGCTTTTCCGCTGGCCTCGCAATGCGAGGCCACAAGACCGCTGTCATCGACTTCGATGTCGGCTTGCGCAACCTGGACCTCATCATGGGGTGCGAGCGCCGCGTCGTCTACGACTTCGTCAACGTGATCCAGGGCGAGGCGTCCCTCAAGCAGGCGCTCATCAAGGACAAGCAACTCGAGAACCTGTTCATCCTGCCCGCCTCGCAGACCCGCGACAAGGACGCGCTGACGCAGGAAGGCGTCGAGAAGGTGATCGACGAGCTCAAGGAAATGGGCTTCGACTACATCGTCTGCGACTCGCCCGCCGGTATCGAGGCGGGCGCGCTGATGGCCGCCTATTTCGCCGACGACGCGCTGGTCGTGACCAACCCCGAAGTATCGTCGGTGCGCGACTCCGACCGCATCCTGGGCATCCTGGCCGCCAAGTCGCGCCGCGCCGTGCAGGGCGACGAGCCGGTCAAGGAATACCTGCTGCTGACCCGCTACAACCCCAAGCGCGTCAACGACGGCGAAATGCTGTCGCTGAGCGACATCGAGGATATCCTGCGCATCAAGCTGATCGGCGTGATCCCGGAATCCGAAGCCGTGCTGCAGGCCTCCAACCAGGGCCTGCCCGCCATCCACCTCAAAGATACCGACGTCTCCGAAGCCTACAAGGACGTCGTGGCGCGCTTCCTGGGCGAAGAACGCTCGCTGCGCTTTACCGACTATGAAAAGCCTGGCTTGTTGAAGCGGCTGTTCGGGGGAAAGTAA
- a CDS encoding cytochrome ubiquinol oxidase subunit I has product MNIPPLLLARAQFTASLGFLALFLAISLALAWLLLFFKLRARWSGQSGWTAAYRFWVRIFALAFVLALACAVPVLIQLGSLWSGLMDKIGNLAGPLLGYGVLSIFIVKSCFLGVMLFGQRRVSDAAHTLAVLMVAIGQLVAVGWVLALFSWLQTPDGAVLIDGRYQVYDWRAVVLNPSFGWRLGLTVLGAFLTAGFLMLGVTAMQALRRPLDDGERHAFRAGLTVALLASLLLGPVAAGMGEVTARLQPAKAAAAAGFWHSGAEPELVVFGWPSARAQANLAAVSLAGAGGRWLHRDASLGYLGLDKFSGMQPPVAFTFWSLRLALGLGLLMLAASCATLALTCRRGFDPVALPRWWLRVLSLLMFAGALGVVATWCYDLAGMQPYAVNRAVTQSEVLGPVTTPALLYSLAGHIALYAVLLAAFVGMLFHAARYGVVPVRKTGGSS; this is encoded by the coding sequence ATGAATATCCCTCCACTCCTGCTGGCACGCGCGCAGTTCACGGCAAGCCTGGGCTTTCTGGCGCTGTTCCTGGCGATATCGCTGGCGCTGGCCTGGCTGCTGCTGTTCTTCAAGCTGCGCGCCCGCTGGTCGGGACAGTCCGGCTGGACGGCCGCCTACCGCTTCTGGGTGCGCATCTTCGCGCTGGCGTTCGTGCTGGCGCTGGCCTGCGCGGTGCCGGTGCTGATCCAGCTGGGCAGCCTCTGGTCGGGCCTGATGGACAAGATCGGCAACCTGGCCGGTCCCTTGCTGGGCTACGGCGTGCTGTCGATCTTCATCGTCAAGTCGTGCTTCCTGGGCGTGATGCTGTTTGGCCAGCGCCGGGTCTCCGACGCCGCCCATACGCTGGCCGTGCTGATGGTGGCGATCGGGCAGCTGGTGGCGGTGGGCTGGGTGCTGGCCCTGTTTTCCTGGCTGCAGACGCCTGACGGCGCGGTCCTGATCGACGGCCGCTACCAGGTATACGACTGGCGCGCGGTGGTCCTGAATCCGTCGTTCGGCTGGCGCCTGGGCCTGACCGTGCTGGGCGCTTTCCTGACGGCCGGGTTCCTGATGCTGGGCGTGACCGCCATGCAGGCCCTGCGCCGCCCGCTGGACGACGGCGAGCGCCACGCCTTTCGCGCCGGCCTGACCGTCGCGCTGCTGGCCTCGCTGCTGCTGGGGCCGGTGGCCGCCGGCATGGGCGAGGTCACGGCGCGCCTGCAGCCGGCCAAGGCCGCCGCCGCGGCGGGCTTCTGGCACAGCGGCGCCGAGCCCGAGCTGGTGGTGTTCGGCTGGCCCAGCGCCCGCGCCCAGGCCAACCTGGCCGCGGTCTCGCTGGCCGGGGCGGGCGGGCGCTGGCTGCACCGCGACGCTTCGCTCGGCTACCTGGGCCTGGACAAATTCTCCGGCATGCAGCCGCCCGTGGCCTTCACGTTCTGGTCCTTGCGGCTGGCGCTGGGACTGGGCCTGCTGATGCTGGCGGCCTCGTGCGCCACCCTGGCGCTGACCTGCCGGCGCGGTTTCGATCCGGTGGCCCTGCCGCGCTGGTGGCTGCGCGTGCTTTCGCTGCTGATGTTCGCCGGCGCGCTCGGAGTCGTGGCCACCTGGTGCTACGACCTGGCCGGCATGCAGCCGTATGCCGTCAATCGCGCCGTGACCCAGTCCGAAGTGCTGGGGCCGGTGACCACGCCCGCGCTGCTCTACAGCCTGGCCGGCCATATCGCGCTGTACGCCGTGCTGCTGGCCGCGTTCGTGGGCATGCTGTTTCACGCCGCGCGCTATGGCGTGGTGCCCGTGCGCAAGACCGGAGGATCCTCATGA
- a CDS encoding glutamine--tRNA ligase/YqeY domain fusion protein, with translation MTHAPTPPAASNFLRPIIEDDLQANRFQGKLWAGKPGPAALQAQGQPDPARIRTRFPPEPNGYLHIGHAKSICVNFGLARDYGGVCHLRFDDTNPEKEEQEYVDAIIEAVHWLGFDWQADGNDNLYFASDYFEFMYEFAEALVQAGHAYVDEQSAEEIRASRGTLTEPGTDSPWRDRPADESLLRLREMRDGKHPDGSLVLRARIDMASPNINLRDPVMYRVRHATHHRTGNAWCIYPMYSWAHPVEDALEGITHSICTLEFEDQRPFYDWILARLAELGKLARPLPHQYEFARLNLTYVVTSKRKLLQLVREGYVDGWDDPRMPTLFGLRRRGYTPSSIRLFCDRTAVSKSDSRIDYSLLEQAVRDDLDPVAPRSVAVLDPLKLVITNYPEGRSETCSAPRNPHDPQAGVREFPFTRELWIEQDDFREEPPKKYFRLFPGNTVRLKYGYVVRCTGFTKDESGKVVEVQAEYLPDTKSGTPGADSVKVKGNITWVSAAHAVPAQVHLYDRLFADAHPDGGDKDFLACLNPNSKQTVQAWLEPGIEAVPGATWQFERLGYFTVDSKDSRPEAPVLNRIVTLRDSWQAA, from the coding sequence ATGACCCACGCCCCGACGCCGCCTGCCGCCAGCAATTTCCTGCGCCCGATCATCGAAGACGACCTGCAAGCGAACCGCTTCCAGGGCAAACTGTGGGCCGGCAAACCCGGCCCGGCCGCGCTGCAGGCACAGGGACAGCCCGACCCGGCGCGCATCCGCACCCGCTTTCCGCCGGAGCCCAACGGCTACCTGCACATCGGCCACGCCAAGAGCATCTGCGTGAACTTCGGGCTGGCGCGCGACTACGGCGGCGTCTGCCACCTGCGCTTCGACGACACCAACCCCGAGAAGGAAGAGCAGGAGTACGTCGACGCCATCATCGAGGCCGTGCATTGGCTGGGCTTCGATTGGCAGGCCGATGGCAATGACAACCTGTATTTCGCCAGCGACTACTTCGAATTCATGTACGAGTTCGCCGAGGCGCTGGTGCAGGCCGGCCACGCCTACGTCGACGAGCAAAGCGCCGAAGAGATCCGCGCCAGCCGCGGCACGCTGACCGAGCCGGGCACCGACTCGCCATGGCGCGACCGCCCGGCCGACGAGTCGCTGCTGCGCCTGCGCGAGATGCGCGACGGCAAGCATCCCGACGGCAGCCTGGTGCTGCGCGCCCGGATCGACATGGCCTCGCCCAACATCAACCTGCGCGACCCGGTCATGTACCGCGTGCGCCATGCCACCCACCACCGCACCGGCAACGCATGGTGCATCTACCCGATGTACAGCTGGGCCCATCCGGTGGAAGACGCCCTGGAAGGCATCACCCACAGCATCTGCACGCTGGAATTCGAAGACCAGCGGCCGTTCTATGACTGGATCCTGGCGCGCCTGGCCGAGCTGGGCAAGCTGGCGCGCCCGCTGCCGCACCAGTACGAGTTCGCCCGGCTGAACCTGACCTACGTGGTCACCAGCAAGCGCAAGCTGCTGCAACTGGTGCGCGAAGGCTACGTGGATGGCTGGGACGACCCGCGCATGCCGACGCTGTTCGGCCTGCGCCGGCGCGGCTACACGCCGTCCTCGATCCGGCTGTTCTGCGACCGCACCGCGGTATCGAAGTCGGATTCGCGCATCGACTACAGCCTGCTCGAGCAGGCGGTGCGCGACGACCTCGACCCGGTGGCGCCGCGCTCGGTCGCGGTGCTGGACCCGCTCAAGCTGGTGATCACCAATTACCCGGAAGGCCGCAGCGAGACCTGCTCGGCCCCGCGCAACCCGCACGATCCGCAGGCCGGCGTGCGCGAATTCCCGTTCACGCGTGAGCTGTGGATCGAGCAGGACGACTTCCGCGAAGAGCCGCCCAAGAAGTACTTCCGCCTGTTTCCCGGCAACACGGTGCGGCTGAAGTACGGCTACGTGGTGCGCTGCACCGGCTTTACCAAGGACGAATCAGGCAAGGTCGTGGAAGTGCAGGCCGAATACCTGCCGGACACCAAGAGCGGCACGCCGGGCGCCGACAGCGTCAAGGTCAAGGGCAATATCACCTGGGTGAGCGCGGCCCACGCCGTACCGGCCCAGGTACACCTGTACGACCGGCTGTTCGCCGACGCGCATCCCGACGGCGGCGACAAGGACTTCCTGGCCTGCCTGAACCCCAATTCCAAGCAGACCGTGCAGGCCTGGCTGGAGCCGGGCATCGAGGCCGTCCCTGGCGCCACGTGGCAGTTCGAGCGGCTGGGCTATTTCACGGTGGACAGCAAGGACTCCCGCCCCGAGGCGCCGGTCCTGAACCGCATCGTGACCCTGCGCGACTCCTGGCAGGCGGCCTGA
- the minC gene encoding septum site-determining protein MinC, with product MNTESLALDFKSATLYAIRVVLHDADTTRLRAALDKRMADAGSFFENEPVVIDATRVDAPVDWPALLQALADHNLPPIGVVAEGANLQGARDAGLVPVELSTSVARAPQVIDTAPPNDVATPVPSVPEATAEATAKAGPQDDEADGEQADEAPAHNPESVPTRAARETTEANRPTATPPQSSSALVITKPLRSGQRVYARHTDLIVIGMVSQGAEVIADGNVHVYGPLRGKAMAGARGDTSARIFTTQLDAELLAVAGVYRVVEDKLDRALHNQPALVRLDGDTLRIEALKG from the coding sequence ATGAACACTGAATCCCTCGCCCTGGACTTCAAGAGCGCCACGCTCTATGCCATTCGCGTGGTGCTGCACGATGCCGACACCACTCGCCTGCGCGCCGCGCTGGACAAGCGCATGGCCGATGCCGGCAGCTTCTTCGAGAACGAGCCGGTGGTCATCGATGCCACCCGCGTCGATGCGCCGGTGGACTGGCCCGCCCTGCTGCAGGCCCTGGCCGACCACAATCTGCCGCCCATCGGCGTGGTGGCCGAGGGCGCCAACCTGCAGGGCGCCCGCGATGCCGGACTGGTGCCGGTCGAGCTGTCGACCTCGGTGGCCCGCGCGCCCCAGGTGATCGACACGGCGCCGCCCAACGATGTGGCCACGCCGGTGCCGTCCGTGCCCGAGGCGACCGCCGAGGCCACGGCCAAGGCCGGCCCGCAGGACGACGAAGCGGACGGCGAGCAGGCCGACGAAGCGCCCGCGCACAACCCCGAGTCGGTGCCGACGCGCGCGGCGCGCGAGACCACCGAAGCCAACCGCCCTACCGCCACGCCGCCCCAGTCCTCGTCGGCGCTGGTCATCACCAAGCCCCTGCGCTCGGGCCAGCGCGTCTATGCGCGCCATACCGACCTGATCGTGATCGGCATGGTCAGCCAGGGCGCCGAAGTCATCGCCGACGGCAACGTGCACGTGTACGGCCCGCTGCGCGGCAAGGCCATGGCCGGCGCGCGCGGCGACACCTCGGCGCGCATCTTCACCACGCAGCTCGATGCCGAACTGCTGGCCGTGGCCGGCGTGTACCGGGTGGTGGAGGACAAACTGGACCGGGCGTTGCATAACCAGCCGGCCCTGGTGCGGCTCGACGGCGACACCTTGCGCATCGAGGCGCTGAAGGGTTGA
- a CDS encoding ATP-binding protein → MKLLRLPAPRSLRMRLILLVLGSVLLAQAATLATVSYFRHKFMEDVAIDYIATTIRTLRASLSQVPTDERAEFVRQASGNQWRLWSRSLPADARLQRWHRGPQEDEAERERMRREYERRHPPPDDIRRDLRGLVSELNERLSDGTRVALSRGPRPEIFISLAPSPSPDDAPPLREWLVIPLERLDPPVATPLIAFWVGGIGLVLLLAAWFSWHITRPLTRLADAADQLAAGQPQRVEPSGPHETRVLGERFNAMLDALAESDSVRRTLLSGLPHDLKGPLSRMWLRIEMADDPTLKEGLRKDLQDMQHMVDQFIGFVRGTDPAAYRYAPLALGEWLAERVGAWQGAGTDIRLQAPDNGALGIQADAVALGRLLDNLIGNALHHGAPPVEVSLRRDADMAVLEVSDHGPGIAPERRTEALRPFARLDDARTRTGNVGLGLALAEAIARAHGGGLELRQAPSGGLLVRITLPLAKA, encoded by the coding sequence ATGAAACTGCTCCGCCTGCCGGCGCCGCGCTCGCTGCGCATGCGCCTGATCCTGCTGGTGCTGGGTTCGGTCCTGCTGGCGCAGGCCGCCACGCTGGCCACGGTGTCCTATTTCCGGCACAAATTCATGGAAGACGTGGCGATCGACTACATCGCCACCACCATCCGCACCTTGCGCGCCTCGCTGTCGCAGGTGCCGACCGACGAACGCGCGGAGTTCGTGCGCCAGGCTTCCGGCAACCAGTGGCGGCTCTGGTCGCGCTCGCTGCCGGCCGACGCGCGGCTGCAGCGCTGGCATCGCGGCCCCCAGGAAGACGAGGCCGAGCGCGAGCGGATGCGGCGCGAGTACGAACGCCGCCATCCGCCGCCCGACGACATCCGGCGCGACCTGCGCGGCCTGGTCAGCGAACTCAACGAGCGTCTCAGCGACGGCACCCGTGTGGCGCTGTCGCGCGGCCCCCGGCCGGAAATCTTCATCTCGCTGGCGCCCAGCCCCTCGCCCGACGACGCGCCGCCGCTGCGCGAATGGCTGGTCATCCCGCTCGAACGCCTGGATCCGCCCGTCGCCACCCCATTGATCGCATTCTGGGTCGGCGGGATCGGGCTGGTGCTGCTGCTGGCCGCCTGGTTTTCGTGGCACATCACGCGGCCGCTCACGCGCCTGGCCGACGCCGCCGACCAGCTGGCCGCCGGCCAGCCCCAGCGCGTCGAACCCTCGGGGCCGCATGAAACGCGCGTGCTGGGCGAACGCTTCAACGCCATGCTGGACGCGCTGGCCGAGTCCGACTCGGTGCGGCGCACGCTGCTGTCAGGGCTGCCGCACGACCTGAAGGGGCCGCTGTCGCGCATGTGGCTGCGCATCGAAATGGCCGACGACCCGACGCTCAAGGAAGGATTGCGCAAGGACCTGCAGGACATGCAGCACATGGTCGACCAGTTCATCGGCTTCGTGCGCGGCACCGACCCGGCCGCCTACCGCTACGCGCCGCTGGCGCTGGGCGAATGGCTGGCCGAGCGCGTGGGCGCATGGCAGGGTGCGGGCACCGACATCCGCCTGCAGGCGCCCGACAATGGCGCGCTGGGCATACAGGCAGACGCGGTGGCGCTGGGCCGCCTGCTGGACAACCTGATCGGCAACGCCCTGCATCATGGCGCGCCGCCGGTCGAGGTCAGCCTGCGGCGCGACGCGGACATGGCGGTGCTGGAAGTGTCGGACCACGGGCCCGGCATCGCGCCCGAGCGGCGCACCGAGGCGCTGCGGCCCTTCGCGAGGCTGGACGACGCCCGCACGCGCACCGGCAACGTCGGCCTGGGGCTGGCGCTGGCCGAGGCCATCGCGCGCGCCCACGGCGGCGGGCTCGAATTGCGCCAGGCGCCCTCGGGCGGCCTGCTGGTGCGCATTACCCTGCCGCTTGCGAAGGCTTGA
- a CDS encoding IS110-like element IS1663 family transposase, translating to MADSSLLSAGGQVHVFIGIDVSKAKLDCTLLTAEADKRKTKVVVNTAAGVQALLAWCAKHGAQPAQLHAILEPTGLYHEQAATALPQVRVSLVNPAQARDFAKALALRSKNDALDSYVLARYGQTLSPALWHPAPLHARQLRALLTRREALSKDLLRELNRKEKSQFSPSAPLVDGSIDKAIAFLREQIKQIERAIDQHIDNHPDLKQDCELLNSIPAIGPQAGNAILAVMHNRHIDSAQSLAAYLGVVPVQRQSGSSLNSCARLSKAGPSQVRATLYMAALVGTRHNPHIRALYQRLLKAGKSKKAALGAAMRKLVHLCFGVLKNRIPYQPNYAMNG from the coding sequence GTGGCTGACAGCAGTTTGTTATCTGCAGGAGGCCAAGTCCATGTTTTCATAGGTATTGATGTATCAAAGGCCAAGCTGGATTGCACGTTGCTGACGGCTGAGGCTGACAAGCGTAAGACCAAGGTGGTGGTCAACACCGCCGCGGGCGTACAAGCCCTGCTGGCGTGGTGCGCCAAACACGGCGCACAGCCGGCGCAGTTGCACGCCATCCTGGAGCCTACGGGTCTGTATCACGAGCAAGCGGCCACGGCGCTGCCCCAGGTCCGGGTCTCTTTGGTCAATCCCGCCCAGGCCCGGGACTTTGCCAAGGCCTTGGCGCTGCGCTCCAAAAATGATGCGCTCGACAGCTACGTGCTGGCTCGCTATGGACAGACGCTGAGCCCGGCGCTGTGGCACCCGGCGCCCTTGCATGCGCGTCAACTGCGCGCCTTGTTGACGCGACGCGAGGCGCTGAGCAAGGATCTGTTGCGTGAGCTCAATCGCAAAGAGAAGAGCCAGTTCAGCCCCTCGGCGCCCTTGGTCGATGGTTCCATCGACAAGGCCATCGCGTTCTTGCGCGAACAGATCAAACAAATCGAGCGGGCGATCGATCAGCACATCGACAACCACCCCGACCTCAAGCAAGACTGCGAGCTGCTGAACTCCATCCCCGCCATCGGGCCTCAGGCCGGCAACGCCATCCTGGCCGTCATGCACAATCGGCATATCGACTCCGCCCAGAGCCTGGCCGCCTATCTCGGGGTGGTCCCTGTGCAGCGCCAATCCGGCAGCAGTCTGAACAGCTGCGCACGCCTGTCCAAAGCCGGCCCCTCCCAGGTGCGCGCCACGTTATACATGGCGGCCCTGGTTGGGACCCGCCACAACCCCCACATCCGCGCCCTTTACCAGCGCCTGCTCAAAGCAGGAAAAAGCAAAAAGGCCGCGCTGGGCGCGGCCATGAGAAAACTGGTGCATCTGTGCTTCGGGGTCCTCAAAAACCGCATCCCCTACCAGCCCAATTACGCCATGAACGGTTGA
- a CDS encoding fimbrial protein: MPRSGIPTLVRVMLACEREHRGVSRVAVAAVLAGNMALAACAMPDPPDISRAPAGLEAGPEPAAIDTTPPETAAPRPAGRAYARAADDVARYGISVLAPASSQPVALAPVLQERAIPEPCRMLPAETGADASVHAAAPALGHDPAVPLPPAGDGADAPASMPLGCEDLFPDVPPAEPNYSFGLETDDLAGKRSVYLMTGVAQPRRPWFSSASAVPTVSYGDRSWVYRPVTGPSLAMGNVVSKAPGWGSTAPIGGVQLSDRLSPGGLLPEGQLGYSSVFGRLNNMDPAATSGAVDYGASAGSGMVRYGLTPSLTLEGQMQSAPSLTTRGVGTTYAAGELGTFQAGATQSTFDAVNAWRYRFGYNVNLADDAVTLGVATEEVGAGFGDLASFQDGGFAHRQMRNTLSAGVPISGWGTLSVKIQ; this comes from the coding sequence ATGCCTCGCTCGGGAATTCCTACACTGGTGCGCGTGATGCTTGCCTGCGAACGCGAACACAGAGGCGTCTCGCGCGTGGCGGTGGCCGCTGTCCTGGCCGGCAATATGGCGCTGGCGGCCTGCGCCATGCCCGATCCGCCGGATATCTCCAGGGCCCCGGCGGGCCTCGAGGCCGGCCCCGAGCCTGCCGCGATCGACACCACCCCGCCCGAGACGGCGGCCCCCCGGCCCGCCGGGCGGGCCTATGCGCGCGCGGCCGACGACGTCGCCCGCTACGGCATCTCCGTGCTGGCGCCGGCCAGCTCGCAGCCGGTCGCGCTGGCGCCGGTGCTGCAGGAGCGCGCCATTCCCGAACCCTGCCGCATGCTGCCGGCGGAAACCGGCGCCGACGCCTCGGTGCACGCGGCCGCGCCGGCGCTCGGGCATGACCCCGCCGTGCCGTTGCCGCCTGCCGGCGACGGCGCCGATGCGCCCGCCAGCATGCCCCTGGGCTGCGAGGACTTGTTTCCCGACGTGCCGCCGGCCGAGCCGAACTACTCCTTCGGTCTCGAAACCGACGACCTGGCGGGCAAGCGTTCGGTCTACCTCATGACCGGCGTGGCCCAGCCGCGCAGGCCCTGGTTTTCCTCCGCCAGCGCCGTGCCCACCGTCAGCTACGGCGACCGCAGCTGGGTCTACCGGCCCGTGACCGGCCCTTCGCTGGCCATGGGCAACGTCGTTTCCAAGGCGCCGGGCTGGGGCAGCACGGCGCCGATCGGCGGCGTGCAACTCAGCGACCGGCTCTCCCCCGGCGGGCTGCTGCCCGAGGGGCAACTGGGTTATTCGTCGGTGTTCGGGCGCCTGAACAACATGGATCCGGCCGCCACCTCGGGCGCGGTCGACTATGGCGCCTCGGCGGGCAGCGGCATGGTCCGCTACGGGCTGACCCCCAGCCTGACGCTGGAAGGGCAGATGCAGTCGGCGCCTTCGCTGACCACGCGCGGCGTGGGCACCACTTACGCGGCGGGCGAACTGGGCACCTTCCAGGCCGGCGCCACCCAGAGCACCTTCGACGCGGTCAACGCCTGGCGCTACCGGTTCGGCTACAACGTCAACCTGGCCGACGACGCGGTCACGCTGGGCGTGGCGACCGAGGAAGTGGGCGCCGGCTTCGGCGACCTGGCCAGTTTCCAGGACGGCGGCTTCGCCCATCGGCAGATGCGCAATACCTTGTCGGCCGGCGTGCCGATCAGCGGGTGGGGCACGCTAAGTGTGAAGATTCAATAG
- a CDS encoding glycine zipper 2TM domain-containing protein — MKIGTLSKACMAALLAVSMAGCSSWDSMSRRQKSTVGGAALGGVAGAVITNGGILGTVGSAAIGGVIGDQVGK, encoded by the coding sequence ATGAAGATCGGTACCCTCTCCAAAGCCTGCATGGCCGCCTTGCTGGCCGTTTCCATGGCCGGCTGCTCGTCCTGGGACAGCATGAGCCGCCGCCAGAAGAGCACCGTGGGCGGTGCCGCACTGGGTGGCGTGGCGGGCGCCGTGATCACCAACGGCGGCATTCTCGGCACGGTCGGCAGCGCCGCCATCGGTGGCGTGATCGGCGACCAGGTCGGCAAGTAG
- a CDS encoding IS481-like element IS481 family transposase has translation MNTHKHARLTFLRRLEMVQQLIAHQVCVPEAARAYGVTAPTVRKWLGRFLAQGQAGLADASSRPTVSPRAIAPAKALAIVELRRKRLTQARIAQALGVSASTVSRVLARAGLSHLADLEPAEPVVRYEHQAPGDLLHIDIKKLGRIQRPGHRVTGNRRDTVEGAGWDFVFVAIDDHARVAFTDIHPDERFPSAVQFLKDAVAYYQRLGVTIQRLLTDNGSAFRSRAFAALCHELGIKHRFTRPYRPQTNGKAERFIQSALREWAYAHTYQNSQHRADAMKSWLHHYNWHRPHQGIGRAVPISRLNLDEYNLLTVHS, from the coding sequence ATGAACACCCATAAGCATGCCCGATTGACCTTCCTACGTCGACTCGAAATGGTCCAGCAATTGATCGCCCATCAAGTTTGTGTGCCTGAAGCGGCCCGCGCCTATGGGGTCACCGCGCCGACTGTGCGCAAATGGCTGGGCCGCTTCCTGGCTCAGGGCCAGGCGGGCTTGGCCGATGCGTCCTCGCGCCCGACGGTCTCGCCCCGAGCGATTGCGCCGGCCAAGGCGCTGGCTATCGTGGAGCTGCGCCGCAAGCGGCTGACCCAAGCGCGCATCGCCCAGGCGCTGGGCGTGTCAGCCAGCACCGTCAGCCGCGTCCTGGCCCGCGCCGGTCTGTCGCACCTGGCCGACCTGGAGCCGGCCGAGCCGGTGGTGCGCTACGAGCATCAGGCCCCCGGCGATCTGCTGCACATCGACATCAAGAAGCTGGGACGTATCCAGCGCCCTGGCCACCGGGTCACGGGCAACCGACGCGATACCGTTGAGGGGGCCGGCTGGGACTTCGTCTTCGTGGCCATCGATGACCACGCCCGCGTGGCCTTCACCGACATCCACCCCGACGAGCGCTTCCCCAGCGCCGTCCAGTTCCTCAAGGACGCAGTGGCCTACTACCAGCGCCTGGGCGTGACCATCCAGCGCTTGCTCACCGACAATGGCTCGGCCTTTCGCAGCCGCGCCTTCGCCGCGCTGTGCCATGAGCTGGGCATCAAGCACCGCTTTACCCGACCTTACCGCCCACAGACCAATGGCAAGGCCGAACGCTTCATCCAGTCGGCCTTGCGTGAGTGGGCTTACGCTCACACCTACCAGAACTCCCAACACCGAGCCGATGCCATGAAATCCTGGCTACACCACTACAACTGGCATCGACCCCACCAAGGCATCGGGCGCGCTGTACCCATCTCCAGACTCAACCTGGACGAATACAACCTATTGACAGTTCACAGCTAA
- the minE gene encoding cell division topological specificity factor MinE, with protein MSFLSFLLGQKKSSASVAKERLQIILAHERGRGDSPDYLPQLQQELVAVISKYVKIDPEDIKVHLERQDTLEVLEVKIEMPQN; from the coding sequence ATGTCCTTCCTGTCGTTTCTGCTCGGTCAGAAGAAGTCCTCGGCCAGCGTCGCCAAAGAACGTCTTCAGATCATCCTGGCCCACGAGCGCGGCCGCGGCGACTCGCCGGACTACCTGCCGCAACTGCAGCAGGAGCTGGTTGCCGTCATTTCGAAATACGTCAAGATCGACCCCGAAGACATCAAGGTCCACCTCGAACGCCAGGACACCCTGGAAGTGCTCGAGGTCAAGATCGAAATGCCGCAAAACTGA